In Gemmatimonadales bacterium, the genomic window CAGGTGCTGATCGCGCGCTGAACGTCGCTTCGCGACCGAGCTGGCTTCGTTGACGACCGGACCGAGCGCGCGGGCGATGTCCTCAAGCTCGGCGGCGGAATCTCCCATCCGCTGCGCCGCTGACTCACCGACCTCCGCTTCACGAATGGCGTCGCCGAGTGCGTGGCGGGTCGCCTCGATGGCGGCGTGCAGCCCGCCGATGTCTGCCGCCAGCGCGCCGGTGCGTTCGCCAATGGCAACTGACGTTGCCGCCGTCGTGTCGGCGAGGCGGCGGACTTCCTCCGCGAGCACGCCGAAGGTCCGTCCTGCAGGACCGGCCCTTGTGGCTTCGAGCGCGGCGTTATTGGCGACAAGGTTGGTCCGGAACGCGACACCGCTCACCGTTTCATTGCTCGCGGCGATCGCATCGCCATGCGTGGCAAGCCGGGCGATCTCGGCCGACAGCGCGGCGAGCCGATCGATCGAGCGGGCGACAGCATCGCTGCTGCTTCGTGCGCGGTCGCGGGCTTCCGCAGCGGCCATCTGCAATCCCTCGCCATGCCGCGCGATACCCGTGACGTTGTCGCTCAGCTGCGCCAGAACCTCGCGCGCATCGACCGTGGGAGGGACGGCCCACGCCGCGTTCAGCGGGGCGAGCGGCAACGCTTGCGCGGCGCGCGCGATATCCGAAACGCCGTGATCAAAGTGGGTGGCGAGGGCATCGCGATGAGCCGCTGCGACCTCTTCGCGACGGCGAGCACGAAGCACGACGGCGAGTGGAACCAGCCACGCGGCCAGCCACTCCCGTTCGATCGTCCCGAAGGCATCCCCATGGCCGGCGTCAACCACCACTTCGCCCAATGGCTCTGCTGCCCGTCCGATCGGAAGGGTCAGGCGAGGGGCGCGTTCTCCGGATCCAGGCTCGACCGCGTCATCTCCCCGATCTGAAAGTTCGCCGGACGATCCGGTGCACTCGGGACTGACGGTGCGGACGAGCACAGCGCGCGCGTCGACGGCGGAGCGCAACGCGTCCGCGAGCTCTCGGGCAATCACCGGAGGTTCAGCGGCATCGAGGAAGGCAATCGCCAGCTGCTGCGCCGAGCGGTCCCGCGCTGCTGCGTCGCGATAGGGCAGGACCCAGACTGCCATTGCACCGAAGACCGGAAGTCCCAGCAGCGTGAGCCGGATGGCGATGTCGGGAAGGCCCATCGGCAGACCGAACGCCGGGATGATCGCCGCGATGACCGAGGGCAGGAATCCGATCATTACCGCCAGGAGTCCCCACCCGATCGCGCGTCGAAACAATGGTCGGGGCCGGGTCAGCAGCGCCGTTCCCAAGGCGAGTATGGCGACGACCGCGGCCGCCGGCTCGATCAGCAGCGGGCGAATCGTGCCATCGACCGCTTCGATCAGCGGCGCCTCGGTGGTCAGCAGGCCGACCGCCGCCGCCACGAGCAGCGCGGCCTGGATCCCGTACCATGCCAGGACCCAGTTGACCCACCTTCGCCGGTCCGCCGGCCAACCCAATTCGAGAGCGACGTGAACGACCAGCGGGGGGAGTGCGTATCGCCATGGGGCTGCAAGAAGGAACCCGGCGAGGACCCGTCCGGCGGGGAGATCGATCGGCGCGAGGACGAGCAGTGTCATCGCCGCTGCGCTCATCCCGACCAGCGGTCCGGTAATCGGATCACCTGGCAACCGGAACAGGATCGCCGCGGCGGCCGCGAGGCCGACGAGCGCAAGTCCGACGATGAGCGGGATGGCGGCCCCACCGGACGCGGATTGCGAACCGCTCGCGATGACCGGGACCGCCGCAGCCCAGATGGCAATGGCGAGCAGCAACGGCCATCCGGATCTGAGCCGAGGCGATTCCGGC contains:
- a CDS encoding methyl-accepting chemotaxis protein, whose translation is MLLAIAIWAAAVPVIASGSQSASGGAAIPLIVGLALVGLAAAAAILFRLPGDPITGPLVGMSAAAMTLLVLAPIDLPAGRVLAGFLLAAPWRYALPPLVVHVALELGWPADRRRWVNWVLAWYGIQAALLVAAAVGLLTTEAPLIEAVDGTIRPLLIEPAAAVVAILALGTALLTRPRPLFRRAIGWGLLAVMIGFLPSVIAAIIPAFGLPMGLPDIAIRLTLLGLPVFGAMAVWVLPYRDAAARDRSAQQLAIAFLDAAEPPVIARELADALRSAVDARAVLVRTVSPECTGSSGELSDRGDDAVEPGSGERAPRLTLPIGRAAEPLGEVVVDAGHGDAFGTIEREWLAAWLVPLAVVLRARRREEVAAAHRDALATHFDHGVSDIARAAQALPLAPLNAAWAVPPTVDAREVLAQLSDNVTGIARHGEGLQMAAAEARDRARSSSDAVARSIDRLAALSAEIARLATHGDAIAASNETVSGVAFRTNLVANNAALEATRAGPAGRTFGVLAEEVRRLADTTAATSVAIGERTGALAADIGGLHAAIEATRHALGDAIREAEVGESAAQRMGDSAAELEDIARALGPVVNEASSVAKRRSARDQHLTGMMERLFAERAELARALTAHREAMERLATNLHRAQSSLAEPRGRQ